In a genomic window of Nomascus leucogenys isolate Asia chromosome 4, Asia_NLE_v1, whole genome shotgun sequence:
- the MYL12B gene encoding myosin regulatory light chain 12B, with translation MSSKKAKTKTTKKRPQRATSNVFAMFDQSQIQEFKEAFNMIDQNRDGFIDKEDLHDMLASLGKNPTDAYLDAMMNEAPGPINFTMFLTMFGEKLNGTDPEDVIRNAFACFDEEATGTIQEDYLRELLTTMGDRFTDEEVDELYREAPIDKKGNFNYIEFTRILKHGAKDKDD, from the exons ATGTCGAGCAAAAAGGCAAAGACCAAGACCACCAAGAAGCGCCCTCAGCGCGCAACATCCAATGTGTTTGCCATGTTTGACCAGTCACAGATTCAGGAGTTCAAAGAGGCCTTCAACATGATTGATCAAAACAGAGATGGCTTCATCGACAAGGAAGATTTGCATGATATGCTTGCTTCTCTAG GGAAGAATCCCACTGATGCATACCTTGATGCCATGATGAATGAGGCACCAGGCCCCATCAATTTCACCATGTTCCTCACCATGTTTGGTGAGAAGTTAAATGGCACAGATCCTGAAGATGTCATCAGAAATGCCTTTGCTTGCTTTGATGAAGAAGCAACAG GCACCATTCAGGAAGATTACCTGAGAGAGCTGCTGACAACCATGGGGGATCGGTTTACGGATGAGGAAGTGGATGAGCTGTACAGAGAAGCACCTATTGACAAAAAGGGGAATTTCAATTACATCGAGTTCACACGCATCCTGAAACATGGAGCCAAAGACAAAGATGACTGA
- the MYL12A gene encoding myosin regulatory light chain 12A isoform X1: MSSKRTKTKTKKRPQRATSNVFAMFDQSQIQEFKEAFNMIDQNRDGFIDKEDLHDMLASLGKNPTDEYLDAMMSEAPGPINFTMFLTMFGEKLNGTDPEDVIRNAFACFDEEATGTIQEDYLRELLTTMGDRFTDEEVDELYREAPIDKKGNFNYIEFTRILKHGAKDKDD, translated from the exons ATGtcaagcaaaagaacaaagaccAAGACCAAGAAGCGCCCTCAGCGTGCAACATCCAATGTGTTTGCTATGTTTGACCAGTCACAGATTCAGGAGTTCAAAGAGGCCTTCAACATGATTGATCAGAACAGAGATGGTTTCATCGACAAGGAAGATTTGCATGATATGCTTGCTTCATTGG ggaAGAATCCAACTGATGAGTATCTAGATGCCATGATGAGTGAGGCTCCAGGCCCCATCAATTTCACCATGTTCCTCACCATGTTTGGTGAGAAGTTAAATGGCACAGATCCTGAAGATGTCATCAGAAATGCCTTTGCTTGCTTTGATGAAGAAGCAACTG GCACCAttcaggaagattacttgagagAGCTGCTGACAACCATGGGGGATcggtttacagatgaggaagtggaTGAGCTGTACAGAGAAGCACCTATTGATAAAAAGGGGAATTTCAATTACATCGAGTTCACACGCATCCTGAAACATGGAGCAAAAGACAAAGATGACTGA
- the MYL12A gene encoding myosin regulatory light chain 12A isoform X2 yields the protein MSSKRTKTKTKKRPQRATSNVFAMFDQSQIQEFKEAFNMIDQNRDGFIDKEDLHDMLASLGKNPTDEYLDAMMSEAPGPINFTMFLTMFGEKLNGTDPEDVIRNAFACFDEEATGTIQEDYLRELLTTMGDRFTDEEVDELYREAPIDKKGNFNYIEFTRILKHGAKDKDD from the exons ATGtcaagcaaaagaacaaagaccAAGACCAAGAAGCGCCCTCAGCGTGCAACATCCAATGTGTTTGCTATGTTTGACCAGTCACAGATTCAGGAGTTCAAAGAGGCCTTCAACATGATTGATCAGAACAGAGATGGTTTCATCGACAAGGAAGATTTGCATGATATGCTTGCTTCATTGG ggaAGAATCCAACTGATGAGTATCTAGATGCCATGATGAGTGAGGCTCCAGGCCCCATCAATTTCACCATGTTCCTCACCATGTTTGGTGAGAAGTTAAATGGCACAGATCCTGAAGATGTCATCAGAAATGCCTTTGCTTGCTTTGATGAAGAAGCAACTG GCACCAttcaggaagattacttgagagAGCTGCTGACAACCATGGGGGATcggtttacagatgaggaagtggaTGAGCTGTACAGAGAAGCACCTATTGATAAAAAGGGGAATTTCAATTACATCGAGTTCACACGCATCCTGAAAC ATGGAGCCAAAGACAAAGATGACTGA